A window of Rhododendron vialii isolate Sample 1 chromosome 13a, ASM3025357v1 contains these coding sequences:
- the LOC131313828 gene encoding RING-H2 finger protein ATL63 yields MLSPTPTIQALRNPAQRSTSSYGGGGGGDLISSALVALLLVIVFVALLHVYAKLFLTQQNQSPPRIITTQVFSASLLLAHTRFRRHPESYPTKGLDSSAIAKIPLFVYREEENPEELECVICLTAFEGGEIGRKLGKCGHGFHVDCIDMWLGSHSSCPTCRALASGSTQGSEVSSEVSNVADASGDSVGVSEIVVEVPSSGDARVVGGMGGGSGGDASLVRSSASQAAAGLGGSLKRMLRWSVSGRKSRSLSNVVVTESDNLERE; encoded by the coding sequence ATGCTCAGTCCAACTCCAACCATACAGGCCTTGAGAAATCCGGCACAGAGGAGCACATCATCATacggcggcggaggaggaggagacctCATCTCCTCCGCCTTAGTAGCCTTACTCCTCGTCATCGTCTTCGTCGCCTTACTCCACGTTTACGCCAAACTATTCCTAACCCAACAAAACCAATCTCCACCCAGGATCATCACAACACAAGTATTCTCCGCATCTCTCCTCTTGGCTCACACCCGTTTCCGTCGTCACCCCGAGAGTTACCCAACCAAGGGCTTGGATTCTTCGGCAATTGCTAAGATACCCCTGTTCGTGTACCGGGAGGAGGAGAACCCGGAAGAATTGGAATGCGTTATTTGCTTAACCGCGTTTGAAGGGGGAGAGATCGGGAGGAAACTGGGAAAGTGCGGGCACGGGTTCCACGTGGACTGCATCGACATGTGGTTGGGGTCCCACTCGAGTTGTCCGACGTGTCGGGCTTTGGCGAGTGGGTCGACCCAGGGAAGCGAAGTTAGTTCGGAAGTGTCAAACGTTGCTGATGCGAGTGGGGATTCGGTGGGTGTATCGGAAATTGTGGTTGAGGTTCCGAGTTCCGGTGATGCGAGGGTAGTGGGAGGGATGGGCGGCGGCAGCGGTGGCGATGCGTCGTTGGTTCGTTCGTCGGCGTCGCAAGCGGCGGCGGGGCTGGGCGGGTCGTTGaagagaatgttgaggtggagtGTATCTGGAAGGAAAAGTCGTTCGTTATCCAATGTTGTTGTAACTGAATCAGacaatctagagagagagtag